The Chlamydiales bacterium STE3 genome includes a region encoding these proteins:
- a CDS encoding Dihydrolipoyl dehydrogenase, mitochondrial (Product derived from UniProtKB/Swiss-Prot:O00087;Gene name derived from UniProtKB/Swiss-Prot:O00087;EC number derived from UniProtKB/Swiss-Prot:O00087) yields MMFDVIVIGSGPGGYVAAIRASQLGFKVACIEKRATFGGTCLNIGCIPSKALLYSTELLDLVRKKGQNLGVECSGLNYNFDAMMQRKQRVVKASSDGVDYLFKKNGVEVIHGTATLLSPNTVQVEQKVIEAKHVILATGSEPAPLPFLPFDGQVVISSTEALSLTNVPKKLGIIGGGVIGVELASVYQRLGAEVTIIEMLPEICAGIDLALLKPFHKALTEQGLTIHTSTQLREGIIGNNQVTLKAQKGDENLALEVDKVLVAVGRRPFSRDLGLKEIGVVMDTKGFVKVDNNFSTSIPNIFAIGDLIEGPMLAHKASEEGIAVAEIIAGLKPVINYLAIPNIIYTHPEVASIGFTEEEARRSNLEIFTGHCPIRFNPRARCIEETEGLVKVIGEKKSGRLIGMHIFSGQASELIAEGVLAIEKNATVEELATSPNGHPTLSEAIKEACLAALGRPINL; encoded by the coding sequence ATGATGTTCGATGTCATTGTGATTGGTTCAGGTCCAGGAGGGTACGTTGCCGCTATTCGAGCGAGCCAGCTTGGCTTTAAAGTGGCTTGTATTGAAAAACGCGCAACTTTTGGCGGAACATGTTTGAATATCGGATGCATCCCTTCAAAAGCCCTCCTTTACTCAACAGAACTATTAGATCTGGTGCGAAAAAAAGGGCAAAACTTGGGCGTGGAATGTTCCGGTCTTAACTATAATTTTGATGCAATGATGCAGCGTAAACAGCGGGTGGTTAAAGCCTCAAGTGATGGTGTAGATTATTTATTTAAAAAAAATGGCGTCGAGGTAATTCATGGTACTGCAACTCTCCTGAGCCCAAATACGGTTCAAGTCGAGCAAAAAGTGATCGAAGCAAAGCATGTGATTTTAGCAACGGGGTCCGAACCCGCACCCTTGCCATTTTTACCTTTTGATGGACAAGTTGTGATCTCTTCTACAGAAGCTTTATCCTTAACAAATGTTCCAAAGAAATTAGGAATTATCGGTGGGGGAGTCATTGGTGTGGAGTTAGCCTCTGTCTACCAGCGCCTGGGAGCTGAAGTCACCATTATCGAAATGCTTCCTGAAATTTGTGCCGGCATTGACTTGGCCCTCCTGAAACCCTTTCATAAAGCTCTTACTGAACAAGGGCTTACTATTCACACTTCAACACAGCTAAGAGAGGGGATTATAGGAAATAACCAAGTCACTTTGAAGGCGCAAAAAGGAGATGAAAATCTCGCCCTAGAAGTAGATAAAGTCTTAGTGGCTGTTGGGCGACGCCCTTTTTCAAGGGATCTTGGACTAAAGGAAATTGGAGTTGTAATGGATACAAAAGGCTTTGTTAAGGTTGACAATAATTTTTCAACTTCGATTCCTAATATCTTTGCCATTGGGGACTTGATTGAAGGACCGATGCTAGCTCATAAAGCTTCTGAAGAAGGTATAGCTGTTGCAGAAATTATTGCAGGATTGAAGCCAGTAATCAATTACTTAGCAATTCCCAATATTATTTACACACATCCAGAAGTGGCCTCTATCGGATTTACAGAAGAAGAAGCTCGTAGAAGTAATTTAGAAATATTTACAGGCCATTGTCCCATTCGTTTCAATCCGAGGGCAAGATGTATCGAAGAAACGGAAGGGCTTGTCAAAGTGATTGGAGAAAAAAAGAGCGGCCGTCTCATAGGAATGCACATCTTTTCAGGACAAGCATCCGAATTAATTGCAGAAGGAGTACTTGCAATAGAGAAAAATGCAACTGTTGAAGAGTTAGCAACTTCTCCAAATGGCCATCCCACATTAAGTGAAGCCATTAAAGAGGCATGCCTTGCAGCTCTAGGGCGTCCTATCAATTTATGA
- a CDS encoding Uncharacterized protein (Product derived from UniProtKB/Trembl:F8KZJ2): MNGITFALLASGCASFANYFFRRSSSSNMSSGPNFYLFIYFLSSFLISLVIYAELRLHSPSWLMIGIGALLGMLSIGLMLATSQALSRGPAGLTFAFQNASAIFPGILLFLIFGASYGFSCSLCQVIGLLFVLFGLYWGCRGERQGNASFAWLKYALACFIIQIAALSLMQARCLLFECDFIPVQAEDDIWFMPAQFATATVLQGFICLYEKAKAQKQVIFYGTMAGIANGAATCLLLLATKIALPIEKTILFPSFSVATIILCNVWASKLYGEKFNTITNATCAAGIVISALG; this comes from the coding sequence ATGAACGGAATTACATTCGCATTATTAGCTTCCGGCTGTGCATCCTTTGCAAACTATTTTTTTAGACGAAGCTCCTCATCAAATATGAGTAGCGGGCCTAATTTTTATTTATTCATTTACTTTCTCTCTTCATTTTTAATTTCCTTGGTGATTTATGCAGAGTTAAGGCTACATTCTCCTAGTTGGTTGATGATTGGAATTGGCGCACTTCTAGGAATGCTCAGTATTGGACTCATGCTTGCGACTTCACAAGCTTTATCCCGAGGTCCTGCTGGCTTGACTTTTGCCTTTCAAAATGCAAGCGCTATTTTTCCTGGGATTCTTCTATTTCTAATATTTGGTGCAAGTTACGGATTTTCTTGTAGCCTATGTCAAGTCATTGGATTACTTTTTGTTCTTTTTGGTTTGTACTGGGGGTGCAGAGGGGAAAGACAAGGAAACGCATCCTTTGCGTGGCTAAAGTATGCTCTAGCCTGCTTTATTATTCAGATTGCAGCACTTTCACTCATGCAGGCTAGGTGCCTTTTATTTGAATGCGATTTTATTCCGGTTCAAGCCGAAGATGACATTTGGTTCATGCCAGCACAATTTGCTACTGCAACAGTTTTACAAGGCTTTATTTGCCTATACGAGAAAGCAAAAGCTCAAAAACAAGTTATTTTTTATGGCACAATGGCGGGAATTGCCAATGGGGCTGCGACATGCCTTTTACTGCTTGCGACAAAAATTGCTCTTCCTATTGAGAAAACGATTCTTTTTCCTAGTTTTTCTGTAGCAACGATTATTCTTTGTAATGTTTGGGCATCCAAACTTTATGGAGAAAAATTCAACACCATCACAAATGCTACCTGTGCGGCTGGTATTGTGATCAGCGCGCTTGGATAG
- a CDS encoding Iron-sulfur cluster assembly accessory protein (Product derived from UniProtKB/Trembl:D6YW49), giving the protein MAEKTIHPQMTISEILSGFPQYTQRLAQEITNAGLHCVGCGAAHVETLEAGMKGHGRTDEQINDLVNKLNVILNETVDLSTITLTPQAAEQFLFFAQQEGKAGYGLRFGEQLAGCSGFEYILDFSEKATPNDEVFVSQGVEIHVEKALLNRLKGCKIDFTKGLNDSGFKVINPNAGSSCGCGSSHGYK; this is encoded by the coding sequence ATGGCTGAAAAAACTATTCATCCGCAGATGACGATTTCGGAAATATTGTCTGGCTTCCCCCAATATACACAAAGGCTTGCTCAGGAAATTACCAACGCTGGCTTACATTGTGTTGGTTGCGGTGCAGCCCATGTTGAAACTCTCGAAGCAGGTATGAAAGGTCATGGCAGAACCGATGAACAAATCAACGATCTTGTAAATAAGCTCAATGTCATCTTGAACGAGACTGTAGATCTTTCTACAATTACCCTTACTCCTCAAGCTGCGGAACAATTTTTGTTTTTCGCTCAGCAAGAAGGCAAAGCAGGTTATGGACTACGCTTTGGAGAACAGCTAGCCGGATGCAGTGGTTTTGAATACATCCTAGATTTTTCAGAAAAAGCCACTCCCAACGATGAAGTTTTTGTCTCCCAGGGTGTGGAAATACATGTAGAGAAAGCACTCCTTAATCGCTTGAAAGGATGTAAAATTGACTTTACCAAAGGTTTGAATGACTCTGGTTTTAAAGTCATTAATCCCAACGCGGGTTCTTCTTGCGGTTGCGGCTCTTCTCACGGATATAAATAA
- a CDS encoding Ferredoxin-4 (Product derived from UniProtKB/Swiss-Prot:D5ARY7;Gene name derived from UniProtKB/Swiss-Prot:D5ARY7) has product MAQLIFDHNEEEIDLPDGSPLAECCEEAGVPFACTEGVCGTCVIEIKEGKENLSSPTREEEDFLGEGTCDERLACQCKIKCGKVRISF; this is encoded by the coding sequence ATGGCTCAATTAATTTTTGATCACAATGAGGAAGAAATTGACCTACCTGATGGCTCTCCCCTTGCTGAGTGTTGTGAAGAAGCAGGAGTTCCATTTGCCTGTACAGAAGGCGTATGTGGAACTTGCGTCATTGAAATAAAGGAAGGTAAAGAAAACCTCTCCTCCCCAACACGTGAAGAGGAAGATTTTTTAGGTGAAGGAACCTGTGATGAGCGTCTTGCTTGTCAATGTAAGATCAAATGTGGTAAGGTAAGAATTTCATTTTAA